A DNA window from Drosophila sechellia strain sech25 chromosome X, ASM438219v1, whole genome shotgun sequence contains the following coding sequences:
- the LOC6618075 gene encoding protein ILRUN, protein MDVEENYENAAEMQNMNMNLNLNPNPNPNSDSQQQQQQQMQCEPLFGLTTNTTTTTNPMMAIPLPAPTGSHSAPNISPNSNANPNSNLSPSPSATTANASASTIKCLPTNDFDIDSLLLQQFSCMGTTDHEDLISQFQSLMNNQMNRESARFYLEMSNWSLQTAVGCYLDFCSLQSLPSMKIVQEKQVNARQQAFQLQNDGTERWPNNCYLTSPIQTQRINVPALRPGETCDILADMMPTQPPTMWRLCTSNGWYFGDAIWMIPPGTQASQDELQQRMVQLITSEVKPDIYPQINIVITAHTQ, encoded by the exons ATGGATGTGGAGGAGAACTACGAGAACGCCGCCGAGATGCAGAACATGAACATGAATCTGAATCtaaatccgaatccgaatccaaattcggacagccagcagcagcagcaacaacagatgCAATGTGAACCGTTATTCGGGCTCACAACCaatacaacaacaaccacaaatCCCATGATGGCCATTCCCCTGCCCGCGCCCACCGGGTCGCACTCCGCTCCGAACATCAGTCCAAATTCGAATGCGAATCCCAACTCTAATCTGAGTCCCAGTCCATCCGCAACAACCGCTAACGCATCCGCATCCACGATCAAGTGTCTACCGACGAACGACTTCGATATCGACTCCCTGCTGCTGCAACAGTTCAGCTGTATGGGCACCACGGACCACGAAGACCTCATCAGCCAGTTTCAGAGCCTAATGAATAACCAGATGAATCGGGAATCAGCCAGGTTTTACCTCGAGATGAGTAACTG GAGCCTTCAGACGGCGGTGGGCTGCTATCTGGACTTCTGCAGTTTACAGTCGCTGCCCTCGATGAAGATCGTCCAGGAGAAGCAAGTGAATGCTCGGCAGCAAGCGTTTCAGCTGCAGAACGATGGCACCGAGCGCTGGCCGAACAACTGCTATCTGACCTCGCCCATCCAGACGCAGCGCATCAATGTGCCCGCTCTGCGTCCGGGCGAAACTTGTGATATCCTGGCCGACATGATGCCCACGCAGCCGCCGACCATGTGGCGACTGTGCACTTCAAATGGCTGGTACTTTGGCG ATGCCATTTGGATGATACCGCCCGGTACGCAGGCCAGCCAGGACGAACTGCAGCAGCGGATGGTGCAGCTGATCACGTCGGAGGTCAAGCCGGATATCTATCCGCAAATCAACATCGTGATAACCGCGCACACCCAATGA